In a genomic window of Tripterygium wilfordii isolate XIE 37 chromosome 8, ASM1340144v1, whole genome shotgun sequence:
- the LOC120004514 gene encoding mitochondrial adenine nucleotide transporter ADNT1 isoform X2, whose product MASEDVKASESAVSTIVNLAEEAKLAREGVKAPSHAFLSICKSLVAGGVAGGVSRTAVAPLERLKILLQVQNPHTIKYNGTVQGLKYIWKTEGFRGLFKGNGANCARIVPNSAVKFFSYEQASKAILLLYQQQTGNGIIAMSATYPMDMVRGRLTVQTEKSPFQYRGMFHALSTVLREEGPRALYKGWLPSVIGVIPYVGLNFAVYESLKDWLVKANGLAEDSELSVVTRLACGAAAGTVGQTVAYPLDVIRRRMQMVGWKDAASIVTGEGSSKTRLEYNGMIDAFRKTVRHEGFGALYKGLVPNSVKVVPSIAIAFVTYEMVKDILGVEIRISD is encoded by the exons ATGGCTTCGGAGGATGTGAAAGCAAGCGAATCGGCGGTCTCAACGATCGTGAATCTTGCGGAGGAGGCGAAGCTCGCGAGGGAGGGAGTCAAGGCCCCCAGTCACGCCTTTCTTAGTATCTGCAAGTCTCTTGTCGCTGGAGGAGTCGCCGGAGGAGT GTCACGCACAGCCGTTGCTCCATTGGAACGGTTGAAAATACTGCTACAG GTTCAAAATCCGCACACCATAAAATATAATGGAACAGTTCAAGGATTGAAATACATATGGAAAACTGAGGGTTTTCGTGGGCTGTTCAAAGGAAATGGTGCCAATTGTGCTCGAATTGTCCCAAACTCAGCGGTGAAATTTTTCAGCTATGAGCAGGCATCTAA GGCGATATTGTTGCTGTATCAACAACAAACTGGCAATG GAATAATTGCCATGTCTGCAACTTATCCCATGGACATGGTACGAGGCAGGCTAACGGTGCAG ACAGAGAAATCTCCCTTCCAGTACAGAGGAATGTTTCATGCTCTATCGACTGTTCTCCGGGAGGAAGGCCCGCGGGCTTTGTACAAGGGCTGGCTTCCTTCTGTCATTGGAGTA aTTCCTTATGTGGGTCTCAACTTTGCTGTATATGAATCTCTAAAAGATTGGTTAGTAAAGGCTAATGGACTCGCTGAAGATTCAGAATTAAGTGTGGTAACAAGGCTTGCATGTGGAGCTGCTGCTGGAACTGTTGGCCAAACTGTTGCCTACCCTCTTGATGTGATTCGCCGAAGAATGCAGATGGTGGGATGGAAAGATGCTGCATCCATTGTCACGGGTGAAGGAAGCAGTAAAACTCGACTTGAATATAATGGCATGATTGATGCATTCAGGAAAACTGTTCGGCATGAGGGCTTTGGGGCATTGTACAAGGGTTTGGTACCCAATTCTGTGAAG GTTGTCCCATCCATAGCAATTGCATTTGTGACCTATGAGATGGTAAAAGACATTTTAGGAGTTGAAATCAGAATCTCAGACTGA
- the LOC120004514 gene encoding mitochondrial adenine nucleotide transporter ADNT1 isoform X1 has translation MASEDVKASESAVSTIVNLAEEAKLAREGVKAPSHAFLSICKSLVAGGVAGGVSRTAVAPLERLKILLQVQNPHTIKYNGTVQGLKYIWKTEGFRGLFKGNGANCARIVPNSAVKFFSYEQASKAILLLYQQQTGNEDAQLTPVLRLGAGACAGIIAMSATYPMDMVRGRLTVQTEKSPFQYRGMFHALSTVLREEGPRALYKGWLPSVIGVIPYVGLNFAVYESLKDWLVKANGLAEDSELSVVTRLACGAAAGTVGQTVAYPLDVIRRRMQMVGWKDAASIVTGEGSSKTRLEYNGMIDAFRKTVRHEGFGALYKGLVPNSVKVVPSIAIAFVTYEMVKDILGVEIRISD, from the exons ATGGCTTCGGAGGATGTGAAAGCAAGCGAATCGGCGGTCTCAACGATCGTGAATCTTGCGGAGGAGGCGAAGCTCGCGAGGGAGGGAGTCAAGGCCCCCAGTCACGCCTTTCTTAGTATCTGCAAGTCTCTTGTCGCTGGAGGAGTCGCCGGAGGAGT GTCACGCACAGCCGTTGCTCCATTGGAACGGTTGAAAATACTGCTACAG GTTCAAAATCCGCACACCATAAAATATAATGGAACAGTTCAAGGATTGAAATACATATGGAAAACTGAGGGTTTTCGTGGGCTGTTCAAAGGAAATGGTGCCAATTGTGCTCGAATTGTCCCAAACTCAGCGGTGAAATTTTTCAGCTATGAGCAGGCATCTAA GGCGATATTGTTGCTGTATCAACAACAAACTGGCAATG AGGATGCTCAGCTTACTCCTGTTTTACGCCTTGGAGCGGGAGCATGTGCAGGAATAATTGCCATGTCTGCAACTTATCCCATGGACATGGTACGAGGCAGGCTAACGGTGCAG ACAGAGAAATCTCCCTTCCAGTACAGAGGAATGTTTCATGCTCTATCGACTGTTCTCCGGGAGGAAGGCCCGCGGGCTTTGTACAAGGGCTGGCTTCCTTCTGTCATTGGAGTA aTTCCTTATGTGGGTCTCAACTTTGCTGTATATGAATCTCTAAAAGATTGGTTAGTAAAGGCTAATGGACTCGCTGAAGATTCAGAATTAAGTGTGGTAACAAGGCTTGCATGTGGAGCTGCTGCTGGAACTGTTGGCCAAACTGTTGCCTACCCTCTTGATGTGATTCGCCGAAGAATGCAGATGGTGGGATGGAAAGATGCTGCATCCATTGTCACGGGTGAAGGAAGCAGTAAAACTCGACTTGAATATAATGGCATGATTGATGCATTCAGGAAAACTGTTCGGCATGAGGGCTTTGGGGCATTGTACAAGGGTTTGGTACCCAATTCTGTGAAG GTTGTCCCATCCATAGCAATTGCATTTGTGACCTATGAGATGGTAAAAGACATTTTAGGAGTTGAAATCAGAATCTCAGACTGA
- the LOC120003938 gene encoding uncharacterized protein LOC120003938 isoform X1: protein MTESTSVRLVRCPKCENLLPELADYSVYQCGGCGAVLRANNLTVDASPDKLNEGVAEASTKSLNSSDKGVVDWSDASDSDPKSSGSSLRYNENFPDKKNAGYTERCGNQSKVSGNTLGVDSVLDMELRGDEPERERGNLNTTMEYGGDSWRLGRMPTWHPGEKSEKEGFQRSMKRDVEGMRFSASNNPDEGPSNSRFDSLGNYEEPMRTHSHLDEASRVQYLEQDRAELLKKLDELKDQLIRTCDVADKPKEQFPGDGRAIPPHSYSDYNSWFPGVSSGSDRASMQYFRPDRHASGPPYFSHCPDPFPYASGHEMPIDSIYPPKLNSNNIPGRDYPFGSQMFRRAPQQLYSHYQQQQPHPHFSGQYVDPNPDLFEPPHNAPFHQPSCPCLLCYNKNQRVSAPVPPTAFGNKRFPNIPYDPIPYHRDTSMTLGPPFQNSRTDNPPINFRALRTHSRWPSELNSEMDGIVRHRPQKVFASSSHRCYPVAGAAPFITCYNCFELLQLPKTAQLPTKNQQKLRCGACSTVLNFTIVNKKVVLSVDSYTMQNPSEVDDDTCNGVVKDHVNSLGHANQFIANFSSDDYDNSGYDFQMMDREPLLMSKVQDPDSSKPQEVQTFHSSSLTTSDDENSPEVLTSPREVINYVQQPIKTSLSSSAPDTPLHEPAIYSADNQSVNRFGKGNRSSRSDQDKGVINKATVRQNSMKETSSATEMDVSYNELSNTGVSQDSGDAERENEKPRINKSGESFFVNLIKKNFRDLSKSNHTDERANVSVNGHLIPERLVKKAEKRAGPIQPGQYWYDFRAGFWGVIGGPCRGIIPPHIEVFNYPMPENCATGNTGVFVNGRELHQKDLDLLSTRGLPADRDRSYIVEISGRVLDEDTGEELDNLGKLAPTVEKVKHGFGMKAPKAAT, encoded by the exons ATGACGGAGTCAACGAGCGTAAGGTTGGTGAGGTGTCCAAAGTGTGAAAACCTTCTGCCGGAGCTCGCCGACTACTCTGTCTATCAGTGCGGTGGATGCGGTGCTGTTCTTCGAG CAAACAATCTGACTGTGGATGCTTCCCCTGATAAGTTAAATGAAGGAGTTGCAGAAGCATCCACCAAATCACTGAATTCCTCAGATAAGGGAGTTGTGGACTGGAGTGATGCTTCTGATTCGGATCCAAAGTCCAGTGGTAGCTCTTTGAGGTACAATGAAAATTTTcctgataaaaaaaatgctGGGTATACGGAGAGATGTGGAAATCAGTCTAAGGTTTCGGGGAACACGTTAGGTGTTGACAGTGTTCTTGATATGGAGCTGAGGGGTGATGAGCCAGAGAGGGAACGTGGAAATTTGAATACCACGATGGAATATGGTGGTGATTCCTGGAGATTGGGTCGGATGCCTACTTGGCATCCTGGGGAGAAAAGTGAGAAGGAAGGGTTTCAGAGATCCATGAAACGTGATGTTGAAGGTATGAGATTTTCTGCTTCAAACAATCCAGATGAGGGTCCCTCAAATTCTCGTTTTGACTCCTTAGGTAATTATGAGGAACCAATGAGGACTCATAGTCATCTTGATGAGGCTAGTAGAGTTCAATACCTGGAACAAGATCGAGCTGAACTACTAAAGAAGCTCGATGAGCTAAAGGATCAACTTATTAGGACATGTGATGTTGCCGATAAACCAAAGGAGCAGTTTCCTGGTGATGGCAGGGCCATTCCTCCACATTCATATAGTGATTATAATTCCTGGTTTCCAGGTGTTTCCTCTGGTTCGGATAGGGCTTCAATGCAGTACTTTCGGCCAGATAGACATGCTTCTGGGCCTCCTTATTTTAGTCATTGTCCTGATCCATTCCCGTATGCCAGTGGGCATGAAATGCCCATTGATAGCATCTATCCTCCAAAGCTTAACTCGAATAATATTCCTGGACGTGATTATCCTTTTGGATCCCAAATGTTCAGAAGAGCTCCACAACAATTATATAGTCACTACCAGCAACAACAACCTCATCCTCATTTTTCTGGACAGTATGTTGATCCTAATCCCGATCTTTTTGAGCCACCGCATAATGCACCATTTCACCAACCTTCTTGCCCATGTTTACTTTGCTACAACAAGAATCAAAGAGTTTCAGCACCAGTACCACCCACTGCTTTTGGCAATAAAAGATTTCCTAACATTCCCTACGATCCCATTCCATACCATCGTGACACTTCTATGACATTGGGTCCACCATTTCAAAATTCTAGGACTGACAATCCTCCAATAAATTTCCGTGCTCTTCGAACCCACTCTAGATGGCCAAGTGAACTAAACTCTGAGATGGATGGCATTGTTCGACATCGTCCTCAGAAGGTTTTTGCTAGCAGTAGTCACCGTTGCTATCCTGTAGCCGGTGCTGCCCCATTTATAACATGTTATAATTGCTTTGAACTGCTGCAACTGCCCAAGACAGCGCAACTTCCAAcgaaaaatcaacaaaagttgCGGTGTGGTGCGTGTTCCACAGTACTCAATTTTACTATCGTCAATAAGAAGGTTGTTCTATCTGTCGATTCATACACAATGCAGAATCCTTCTGAGGTTGATGATGATACCTGTAATGGGGTGGTGAAAGATCATGTGAATTCTCTTGGCCATGCCAACCAGTTTATTGCTAATTTCTCTTCAGATGATTATGATAATTCTGGGTATGATTTTCAAATGATGGATAGAGAACCCCTTCTGATGTCAAAAGTACAGGATCCAGACTCGAGCAAGCCTCAAGAGGTGCAAACCTTTCATTCTTCATCTCTGACCACCTCTGACGATGAAAATAGTCCGGAAGTCTTAACCTCTCCAAGAGAGGTGATCAACTATGTTCAACAGCCAATCAAAACCTCTCTGTCCTCATCAGCTCCTGATACACCTCTTCATGAACCTGCCATTTACTCTGCTGATAATCAGTCAGTGAACCGATTTGGGAAGGGGAACCGAAGTAGTCGCTCAGATCAAGATAAGGGCGTAATTAACAAGGCTACAGTGCGACAAAATTCTATGAAGGAGACATCCTCTGCAACTGAGATGGATGTTTCATATAATGAGCTCTCTAATACGGGGGTGTCGCAGGATTCAGGAGATGccgagagagaaaatgagaaacCTAGAATCAACAAAAGTGGTGAATCATTTTTCGTGAACCTTATCAAGAAGAACTTTCGAGATCTTTCCAAGTCTAATCATACTGATGAACGTGCAAATGTGTCTGTCAATGGGCATCTCATCCCAGAACGTTTGGTTAAGAAGGCTGAGAAGCGGGCTGGACCTATCCAGCCTGGACAATATTG GTATGATTTCAGAGCTGGATTCTGGGGTGTCATCGGTGGGCCTTGTCGTGGAATAATTCCT CCACATATTGAAGTATTCAATTACCCCATGCCAGAAAATTGTGCCACTGGAAATACTGGTGTTTTTGTAAATGGAAGAGAGCTTCATCAGAAAGATTTGGATTTGCTTTCTACCAGAGGACTTCCAGCTGATAGAGATAGGTCCTACATTGTTGAAATTTCTGGTAGGGTACTGGATGAAGACACGGGTGAAGAGCTCGACAATCTCGGCAAACTTGCCCCGAC GGTTGAGAAGGTAAAGCATGGATTTGGAATGAAAGCTCCAAAAGCAGCTACGTAA
- the LOC120003938 gene encoding uncharacterized protein LOC120003938 isoform X2 — protein sequence MTESTSVRLVRCPKCENLLPELADYSVYQCGGCGAVLRANNLTVDASPDKLNEGVAEASTKSLNSSDKGVVDWSDASDSDPKSSGSSLRYNENFPDKKNAGYTERCGNQSKVSGNTLGVDSVLDMELRGDEPERERGNLNTTMEYGGDSWRLGRMPTWHPGEKSEKEGFQRSMKRDVEGMRFSASNNPDEGPSNSRFDSLGNYEEPMRTHSHLDEASRVQYLEQDRAELLKKLDELKDQLIRTCDVADKPKEQFPGDGRAIPPHSYSDYNSWFPGVSSGSDRASMQYFRPDRHASGPPYFSHCPDPFPYASGHEMPIDSIYPPKLNSNNIPGRDYPFGSQMFRRAPQQLYSHYQQQQPHPHFSGQYVDPNPDLFEPPHNAPFHQPSCPCLLCYNKNQRVSAPVPPTAFGNKRFPNIPYDPIPYHRDTSMTLGPPFQNSRTDNPPINFRALRTHSRWPSELNSEMDGIVRHRPQKVFASSSHRCYPVAGAAPFITCYNCFELLQLPKTAQLPTKNQQKLRCGACSTVLNFTIVNKKVVLSVDSYTMQNPSEVDDDTCNGVVKDHVNSLGHANQFIANFSSDDYDNSGYDFQMMDREPLLMSKVQDPDSSKPQEVQTFHSSSLTTSDDENSPEVLTSPREVINYVQQPIKTSLSSSAPDTPLHEPAIYSADNQSVNRFGKGNRSSRSDQDKGVINKATVRQNSMKETSSATEMDVSYNELSNTGVSQDSGDAERENEKPRINKSGESFFVNLIKKNFRDLSKSNHTDERANVSVNGHLIPERLVKKAEKRAGPIQPGQYWYDFRAGFWGVIGGPCRGIIPKIVPLEILVFL from the exons ATGACGGAGTCAACGAGCGTAAGGTTGGTGAGGTGTCCAAAGTGTGAAAACCTTCTGCCGGAGCTCGCCGACTACTCTGTCTATCAGTGCGGTGGATGCGGTGCTGTTCTTCGAG CAAACAATCTGACTGTGGATGCTTCCCCTGATAAGTTAAATGAAGGAGTTGCAGAAGCATCCACCAAATCACTGAATTCCTCAGATAAGGGAGTTGTGGACTGGAGTGATGCTTCTGATTCGGATCCAAAGTCCAGTGGTAGCTCTTTGAGGTACAATGAAAATTTTcctgataaaaaaaatgctGGGTATACGGAGAGATGTGGAAATCAGTCTAAGGTTTCGGGGAACACGTTAGGTGTTGACAGTGTTCTTGATATGGAGCTGAGGGGTGATGAGCCAGAGAGGGAACGTGGAAATTTGAATACCACGATGGAATATGGTGGTGATTCCTGGAGATTGGGTCGGATGCCTACTTGGCATCCTGGGGAGAAAAGTGAGAAGGAAGGGTTTCAGAGATCCATGAAACGTGATGTTGAAGGTATGAGATTTTCTGCTTCAAACAATCCAGATGAGGGTCCCTCAAATTCTCGTTTTGACTCCTTAGGTAATTATGAGGAACCAATGAGGACTCATAGTCATCTTGATGAGGCTAGTAGAGTTCAATACCTGGAACAAGATCGAGCTGAACTACTAAAGAAGCTCGATGAGCTAAAGGATCAACTTATTAGGACATGTGATGTTGCCGATAAACCAAAGGAGCAGTTTCCTGGTGATGGCAGGGCCATTCCTCCACATTCATATAGTGATTATAATTCCTGGTTTCCAGGTGTTTCCTCTGGTTCGGATAGGGCTTCAATGCAGTACTTTCGGCCAGATAGACATGCTTCTGGGCCTCCTTATTTTAGTCATTGTCCTGATCCATTCCCGTATGCCAGTGGGCATGAAATGCCCATTGATAGCATCTATCCTCCAAAGCTTAACTCGAATAATATTCCTGGACGTGATTATCCTTTTGGATCCCAAATGTTCAGAAGAGCTCCACAACAATTATATAGTCACTACCAGCAACAACAACCTCATCCTCATTTTTCTGGACAGTATGTTGATCCTAATCCCGATCTTTTTGAGCCACCGCATAATGCACCATTTCACCAACCTTCTTGCCCATGTTTACTTTGCTACAACAAGAATCAAAGAGTTTCAGCACCAGTACCACCCACTGCTTTTGGCAATAAAAGATTTCCTAACATTCCCTACGATCCCATTCCATACCATCGTGACACTTCTATGACATTGGGTCCACCATTTCAAAATTCTAGGACTGACAATCCTCCAATAAATTTCCGTGCTCTTCGAACCCACTCTAGATGGCCAAGTGAACTAAACTCTGAGATGGATGGCATTGTTCGACATCGTCCTCAGAAGGTTTTTGCTAGCAGTAGTCACCGTTGCTATCCTGTAGCCGGTGCTGCCCCATTTATAACATGTTATAATTGCTTTGAACTGCTGCAACTGCCCAAGACAGCGCAACTTCCAAcgaaaaatcaacaaaagttgCGGTGTGGTGCGTGTTCCACAGTACTCAATTTTACTATCGTCAATAAGAAGGTTGTTCTATCTGTCGATTCATACACAATGCAGAATCCTTCTGAGGTTGATGATGATACCTGTAATGGGGTGGTGAAAGATCATGTGAATTCTCTTGGCCATGCCAACCAGTTTATTGCTAATTTCTCTTCAGATGATTATGATAATTCTGGGTATGATTTTCAAATGATGGATAGAGAACCCCTTCTGATGTCAAAAGTACAGGATCCAGACTCGAGCAAGCCTCAAGAGGTGCAAACCTTTCATTCTTCATCTCTGACCACCTCTGACGATGAAAATAGTCCGGAAGTCTTAACCTCTCCAAGAGAGGTGATCAACTATGTTCAACAGCCAATCAAAACCTCTCTGTCCTCATCAGCTCCTGATACACCTCTTCATGAACCTGCCATTTACTCTGCTGATAATCAGTCAGTGAACCGATTTGGGAAGGGGAACCGAAGTAGTCGCTCAGATCAAGATAAGGGCGTAATTAACAAGGCTACAGTGCGACAAAATTCTATGAAGGAGACATCCTCTGCAACTGAGATGGATGTTTCATATAATGAGCTCTCTAATACGGGGGTGTCGCAGGATTCAGGAGATGccgagagagaaaatgagaaacCTAGAATCAACAAAAGTGGTGAATCATTTTTCGTGAACCTTATCAAGAAGAACTTTCGAGATCTTTCCAAGTCTAATCATACTGATGAACGTGCAAATGTGTCTGTCAATGGGCATCTCATCCCAGAACGTTTGGTTAAGAAGGCTGAGAAGCGGGCTGGACCTATCCAGCCTGGACAATATTG GTATGATTTCAGAGCTGGATTCTGGGGTGTCATCGGTGGGCCTTGTCGTGGAATAATTCCT AAAATTGTGCCACTGGAAATACTGGTGTTTTTGTAA
- the LOC120003393 gene encoding protein trichome birefringence-like 25, with protein sequence MVKVTSLLDLSQKRHNHVFVKLAVSFLLTGLVFRLLVSDSLGFASLLQTQTKTDSSSSSSLASPTQQQQQQQVLLSHDFPANQSQSPSQNGKQNAGGGGKCDIFTGDWIVDPSGPFYNNESCRLIEDHQNCKSNGRPDSGYLYRRWSPRDCDLPRFDPQRFLNLMRNKSWAFIGDSISRNHVQSLLCILSQVEQPVEVYHDEEYRSKRWHFSSHNFTLSVIWTPFLLKAGISEDNNGVSTSEIQLYLDELDEIWTDQYNGFDYVVIAGGKWFLKTAIYIENNTVAGCHYCPGKNLTELGFEYAYRKALKLVLNFFTDNDHRASIFFRTITPDHFENGEWFSGGTCNRTVPFKEGQIDIRDVDATMLNIELEEFAKAAEAGTRNGVVLRLLDTTRLSLLRPDGHPGPYRNFMPFAEDENAKVQNDCLHWCLPGPIDSWNDLLMETMVNEETNR encoded by the exons atggtgAAGGTTACAAGCTTGTTGGATTTGAGCCAAAAAAGGCACAATCATGTCTTTGTAAAGCTGGCAGTTTCATTTCTCTTGACGGGTCTTGTATTTCGCTTGTTAGTTTCCGATTCCCTTGGATTTGCTTCTCTTCTACAAACTCAGACCAAAAcagactcttcttcttcttcttctttggcttCTCCTACccaacaacagcaacagcagcagGTCCTCCTCTCTCATGATTTTCCTGCTAATCAATCCCAATCACCTTCCCAGAATGGTAAGCAAAATGCAGGTGGAGGAGGTAAATGTGATATTTTTACTGGAGATTGGATAGTGGACCCATCTGGTCCATTTTACAATAATGAAAGCTGCCGTTTGATTGAAGATCATCAGAATTGTAAGAGCAATGGACGGCCTGATTCTGGCTATCTTTACCGGAGATGGAGCCCTCGGGATTGTGATCTGCCCAGATTTGACCCTCAAAGATTTCTTAATCTAATGAGGAACAAATCATGGGCGTTCATTGGTGATTCCATATCGCGTAATCATGTTCAATCACTACTATGCATTCTCTCTCAG GTAGAGCAACCTGTTGAGGTCTACCATGACGAGGAATACAGATCGAAAAGATGGCACTTCTCGTCTCACAACTTCACACTCTCAGTAATTTGGACACCATTCCTCCTGAAAGCAGGAATTTCTGAAGATAATAACGGAGTTTCAACATCGGAAATCCAGCTTTATCTGGATGAACTTGATGAGATATGGACGGATCAGTACAACGGCTTTGATTATGTTGTGATTGCTGGAGGCAAATGGTTTCTCAAGACGGCGATATACATTGAGAACAATACAGTTGCAGGTTGCCATTACTGCCCAGGGAAGAACTTGACTGAGCTCGGATTTGAGTATGCTTATCGAAAAGCACTTAAGTTGGTTCTCAACTTCTTCACAGATAATGATCACAGAGCGTCGATCTTCTTTAGAACAATCACACCAGATCATTTTGAGAATGGGGAGTGGTTCAGTGGAGGTACTTGCAATAGAACAGTACCCTTCAAAGAAGGCCAGATTGACATAAGAGACGTTGATGCAACGATGCTGAATATTGAACTGGAAGAATTTGCGAAGGCTGCAGAGGCAGGAACACGAAATGGGGTGGTTTTGAGACTACTTGACACGACTCGCCTTTCGTTGTTGAGACCTGACGGGCACCCTGGACCGTACAGGAATTTTATGCCATTTGCAGAGGATGAGAATGCCAAAGTTCAGAACGATTGCCTACATTGGTGCTTGCCGGGCCCAATAGATTCTTGGAATGACCTGCTAATGGAGACAATGGTGAATGAGGAAACAAATAggtag
- the LOC120003711 gene encoding hydroquinone glucosyltransferase-like, producing MEHHIAILPAPGIGHLIPLVELAKRLLMHQLSITFFVPTDAPPSKAQKLVFESIHSNKINHIFLPPPSLDDLPQDTKIETRIALIVARSLPSLREALKPIAATKRLVALVVDLFGTDAFDVATEFNVSPYIFFPSTAMALSLFLLLPKLDETVSCEYRDLPEPVEIPGCVPVHGRDFFDPVQDRRNDVYKWILHHAKRYRLAEGIMVNSFNELEGGALNALKKFELGKPPVYPVGPLVNMGGSSIGSERNECLKWLDSQPLGSVLYVSFGSGGTLSFEQITELALGLEANEQRFLWVVRSPDVVSNASFFTIQSQTDPFDFLPKGFLDRTRGRGVVVSSWAPQAEVLSHDSTGGFLTHCGWNSILESVVNGVPLITWPLYAEQKMNAVMLSEDIKVALRPKTRSEDGIIGRDEIAKVVKDLMEGEEGKKIRNRMKELKEAAAKVVSEDGSSTMALSEVTNKWKNKEKI from the coding sequence ATGGAACACCACATAGCCATTCTTCCTGCTCCAGGAATTGGTCACCTAATCCCTCTCGTGGAGCTAGCCAAACGACTCCTAATGCACCAACTCTCAATCACCTTCTTCGTCCCCACAGATGCTCCTCCCTCCAAAGCCCAAAAGTTGGTCTTCGAGTCCATCCATAGCAACAAAATTAACCACATCTTCCTCCCTCCGCCCTCTCTCGATGACCTCCCTCAAGACACCAAAATCGAAACCAGGATCGCGTTGATCGTTGCGCGCTCTCTCCCTTCTCTGCGCGAGGCCTTGAAGCCGATTGCGGCAACTAAAAGGCTTGTGGCGTTGGTTGTGGATCTTTTCGGTACCGACGCATTCGATGTTGCTACAGAATTTAATGTCTCTCCGTATATTTTCTTTCCATCGACGGCTATGGCTCtgtctttgtttcttcttttgccGAAATTGGATGAAACGGTGTCGTGCGAGTATAGAGATCTGCCCGAACCGGTTGAAATACCCGGGTGTGTCCCGGTTCACGGTAGGGACTTTTTTGATCCAGTTCAGGATCGGAGAAACGATGTGTACAAATGGATTCTCCACCATGCAAAGAGGTATAGATTGGCAGAGGGTATTATGGTAAATAGCTTTAACGAATTGGAAGGTGGAGCTTTAAATGCTTTAAAGAAGTTTGAACTGGGTAAGCCGCCGGTTTACCCTGTTGGACCGCTTGTGAATATGGGTGGGTCGAGTATTGGGTCGGAAAGGAATGAGTGTTTAAAGTGGCTTGATAGTCAGCCACTTGGGTCTGTCTTATACGTGTCTTTCGGTAGCGGTGGGACCCTCTCATTTGAACAGATAACAGAATTGGCTCTAGGATTGGAAGCCAACGAGCAAAGATTTTTGTGGGTGGTGAGGAGTCCAGATGTGGTTTCTAATGCCTCATTTTTCACCATCCAAAGTCAGACAGACCCTTTTGATTTTTTACCCAAAGGGTTTTTGGACAGAACAAGAGGTCGAGGTGTAGTGGTCTCGTCCTGGGCCCCGCAGGCCGAGGTGTTGAGCCACGATTCAACCGGAGGGTTTTTGACTCATTGTGGGTGGAATTCGATACTTGAGAGTGTTGTCAATGGTGTGCCATTAATAACTTGGCCACTCTACGCGGAGCAGAAAATGAACGCTGTGATGTTATCGGAGGACATAAAAGTGGCTTTGAGACCCAAAACGAGGTCTGAAGATGGAATCATTGGAAGAGATGAGATTGCGAAAGTTGTTAAAGATTTAATGGAAGGTGAAGAAGGTAAAAAGATTAGGAATCGAATGAAGGAGCTGAAGGAGGCTGCTGCTAAGGTTGTGAGTGAAGATGGATCTTCCACTATGGCACTTTCTGAAGTGACTAACAAGtggaagaacaaagagaaaatatgA